The Bacteroidia bacterium genomic interval TTGGGGGGTAATTGACTCTACCGGCATCGTTACCAAAATTATTAATCAAAACAATCAACATTCATTTAAAAATGATTTTACACATGACCAATTTTATAACTTTGGTATAATAACAGCATCTTCTACGATGAAAGTTAAATTAACAGACTCCTCGATGAAAGAAGTAATTTACTTTCCACTATCCAGTGCGCGATCTGCAACGATTGACAACAAATTAGATGCTTACTTTGCTTACATTATCAGTCCTAATTCAAATATCAATATTCTTGACACTGCTATTATAACGGTAAGTGGTGAATACAAATGGGTCTTAGTAAAAGTGAGTAAAGAAGGAGATACTTATAAACGCAAATGGATGCATATCGTCATGAATAATAAGAATGACGAACTGCAAGAAAACAAACTCGTAAAAGTGGACAGGCATGGCAATGTCTTTTGGGCAGTTAGACATGGGCAAGATATTATCATTGACAATCACATTATTCCGTTCTATGACAACTTAGCTGCTAATCAGGCTAAAGCAAGTATTCTTCGCTTTGATTCGGATGGCAATTATTTGGGTGCTCATAATGACTCCTCAACATCATCTTATTCTTCAGAGCACAAACAATCCATCTGGTTAGAATATGATAAAGACATGAATGTGTATGCTTACTTCTATTCAAATTCGCGAGTGTATAATTTCGACCAAGTACAATTTGATGAAACTTATAGCCATAGACACAAAATATTGATCTTTGACAACAACAGCAAGACTTTTAACAAGGCATATACACATATAGGAGGAAGATTCGACAAATCTATAGCTCCGCCCCGTTTTATTTTTTGGCATTCTTTAACAAAGTTAGCAAACTACACTTTCTTAGATGGAACATTTATAGAGCCAAAATGGGATAGCGACTATGCTTTTACGGTAATGGACACTATCACTCCAAAGTATCCTGTTGCTGTTCCACAAATTCCTGCTCAAGGCAATGACATCACCATTTATCCCAATCCTTCATCTAACAGCTTCATAATTACAAACAACAACAAACTGTCCGTAGTTTGCTCAGTCTATTCTATGGATATGCGATTGATAGAAAAAATGACTTTAGAGGGTGATGCTACAATTGAGCTTTCTTCAGTCATCAGTCCGGGAGTATATTTCGTGCAATGTCAAAATAGCGAAGGCTTTAGTCAAACAATTAAGATTATTAAACAGTAGGGCTACAAAACCTGTTTTGTAGTACAATAGGATTACTCTAAATATAGAACAATGTTAAAAAAGTAAAGTTGTTAGAACTTCAAATAAAGTCAAACTCATCTCAGTATTGAAACTTTAACCTTTGAAAGAATCATCATTAGAGTATAAAAAAAATGCGACCCATTGAGAGTCGCATTTTTTTATTATTTACAATTTATTTAAACGAGTACAACAATCTTATTATCAAGCACCTCAACAATGCCTCCGCTAATTTCAAATCTTTTGGATTCATTGTGTGTACTTAACTCAACAACACCTTTTACCAAATTAGATACGATAGGTGCGTGTCCTTTAAGGACTTGAAAAGAACCTTTTGCTCCCGGCAATGTTATATTGTCTGCTTGTCCTTCAAAAAGCGTTGTATCCAGTGTAATGATTTTTACTTCTAACATAGAAACAATTATTTAGCTTCTGCCAACATTTTCTTACCTTTCTCAATCGCATCTTCAATTGTTCCAACAAGGTTAAATGCAGCTTCAGGATATTCATCTACCTCTCCATCCATAATCATATTAAAGCCTTTGATGGTATCTTTAATATCAACCAATACACCTGCCAAACCAGTAAACTGTTCTGCAACATGGAAAGGTTGAGACAAGAATCTTTGTACCCTACGTGCTCTGTGTACCACCAATTTATCCTCTTCGCTCAATTCATCCATTCCAAGGATTGCGATGATATCTTGCAACTCTTTATAGCGTTGCAGAAGCTCTTTCACTCGTTGTGCACACGCATAATGTTCTTTACCTAAAATTTCTTCTGTCAGAATTCTTGATGTAGAATCCAATGGGTCAACTGCAGGATAGATACCTAACTCCGCGATTTTACGAGAAAGTACAGTTGTAGCATCTAAGTGAGCAAATGTAGTTGCGGGAGCCGGGTCAGTCAAGTCATCGGCTGGTACATAAACCGCTTGCACAGAAGTAATAGAACCACGGTTTGTAGAAGTAATTCTTTCTTGCATTGCTCCCATCTCGGAAGCCAACGTAGGTTGATATCCCACCGCAGAAGGCATACGTCCCAAAAGTGCAGACACCTCTGAACCCGCTTGTGTAAATCTAAAAATATTGTCAATAAAGAATAAGATGTCTTTTCCTTGCCCTTCTCCTTCACCGTCACGGAAATATTCAGCCATAGCCAAACCGGACAATGCCACTCGAGCACGTGCACCTGGAGGCTCATTCATTTGTCCGAAAACAAAGGTTGCTTGTGATTTTTCCAATTCTGCTTTGTCAACTTTGTTCAAATCCCATCCACCTTCTTCCATACTGTGTAAGAATTCTTTACCATATTTAACAATTCCTGACTCAATCATTTCTCTAAGCAAGTCATTTCCTTCACGAGTTCTTTCTCCAACACCTGCAAAAACAGAATATCCGTCATGACCTTTTGCAATATTATTAATCAACTCCTGAATCAATACAGTTTTACCCACACCTGCACCACCAAATAAGCCGATTTTTCCACCTTTAGCATAAGGCTCAAGCAAGTCAATTACTTTAATTCCGGTAAAGAGAGGTTCGGTTGAAGTAGAAAGGTTTTCAAATACAGGGGATTCTGCATGGATTGAACGTCCTTTATCTCTATTCAACACACTGATTCCATCAATAGCATCACCTACTACATTCAGCAAGCGACCTTTAATTTGGTCTCCGACCGGCATTTGAATAGTTTGACCTAAGTCATTCACTGCCATTCCACGAGTAAGACCATCTGTAGAGTCCATTGCAACTGCTCTAACTGTTCTTTCTCCTAAATGTTGTTGAACTTCTAAAATAATTTCCTGTCCGTCAGATTTTTTAACGGACATTGCGTTGTAGATTTTTGGCAACTCAGTTCCTTCACCTTGAAAGGTTACGTCAACTACCGGACCAATTACCTGTGAGATTTTTCCTATATTAGCCATGAATTTATTGTGTTTATTACAGCTTGTTTTCGTGGCGCGAAATTAAACTTTCTGACCGTTAAAAAAAATAGCTGTTAATCTTTTTTCAATGAGTTTATCACAATTTATTTTTATCGAACAATCAACGCAAATCACTGTATTTACATTGTAAATTGAAAAAAAAACAAGTAATTGCACAACTAAATTAAATAAACATAAATTCAAGAGAATGAAGAAGTTAGTATTTTTATTTGTCGCAATTACACAACTCTTTTCAGCATCAGCTGATGAAGGAATGTGGATTTTGTCCTTGCTTAACAAGCAAGAAGCAGCCATGAAAGCAAAAGGACTCAAGTTGAGTGCGGAGGATATTTACAACGTAAATAAATCTTCTGTTAAAGATGCAATCGTATGGTTCAATGGAGGTTGTTCAGGTGAAATAGTATCAAACGAAGGTTTGTTATTAACCAACCATCATTGCGGATACGATGTCATTGCCGGTTTGAGCACTCCCGAAGACAACATCTTGGACAATGGCTTTTATGCACAAACAAAAGCAGAGGAAAAAAGACCAAACTCAGCGCTTTCTGTTTCTATCCTTCAAAAAATCGAAGATGTAACACAAGCGGTCTTAGCCGAGCTTCAAAACCTCAAAGATGAGTCTGAACGCGCAGCTAAAATTAAAGAGTTGACGAATAAATATAAAAAGGAGTATGGAAATAACGATCCATTTATTGATGTTCGTTTATATGAAATGTTCAAGGGCAATCAATATTTTGTGTTTGTATATGAAAAGTTCACAGACGTGAGATTTGTAGGGACACCTCCTCAAAATGTTGGTAAATATGGAGGAGACTCTGACAATTGGATGTGGCCCAGACATACCGGAGATTTTTCGATTTTCAGAATTTATGCAAATAAAGATAACAAGCCGGCAAATTACAGTGCCGACAATGTTCCTTACAAACCAAAGCACTACTTACCTGTTTCACTTAAAGGTGTTTCAGAAGGTGATTTTGCGATGATTATTGGTTTTCCGGGCAGAACAAACCGTTACGAATTTGCTGAAGCTGTAAAATTGTCGTTGGATGAATCCAATATGAGTATTGTTGATATGAGAAATATCCGTCTTACTGAGTGGAGGAAAATTATGGACAAAGACGTAGCTACTCGACTCAAACTTTCATCTCAATATGCAAGGGTTGCTAACTATTGGAAATATTTTATTGGACAAACTGAACAGTTGAAAAGACTGCATGTGTATGATGATAAAAAATCTGATGAGAAAGTCTTCCAACAATGGGCTAATAACAAGAGCGAATACAAAGATATTTTAACACATGTTTCAACAGCGGTGGACGCATACAGACCTTATGCAAAACACTTGTATTACATTGCTGAAGGAGTTTGGACTCCTGAAATAATGACATTGGCACGCTATACTTATGCTATTTCAAGCAGCTATGATCAAAATGACGAAGCAGCAATCACTAAGAATATCAATGCATTTAAAACTGCAATTCAAGAAAAAGACTGGAATCCTTTGTTATGGGAGGCAGATCAGAAAATCTTTGCTCGCATTGTATATAAATACTACACCGACATTCCCAAAGACCAACAACCGGAATTAATCGCAAAGATTGCGCAGAAATATAAATTTGACAAAGCAGGTATTGAAGGAGCCTATAAGTTCGCTGCTGATTTTTACAAAAAGAGCAACTTAAGCAGCAAAGCAAAAGCTGAGAAGTTTGCATCTAAACTCAGCAAGAAAAACATTGCAAAGGATAACTCCAGTGAATTCTTTGCGACATTTGCCACATTGTTCAACAACCAGATACTGCCTAAATACAGAACTTATTTAAGTCAAATCAACGAATACGGCAGAACATATATAAAAGGTATCATGGAAATGCAAAACACGCCTCCGGTTGCAACTACAGATAAAGACGGGAAAGCCACACTCATCAGTGATGAAGCTTATGAAGCAATGAAAGCTGCTGAAAAATATGCTAAAAAAGAGCTTTATCCGGATGCGAACTCTTCTATTCGTTTAAGTTATGGAACTGTTAAAAGCTATGAGCCTCGTGATGGCGTGCATTATGACTATGTAACAAACATGAAAGGGGTATTAGACAAATATGTACCCGGTGACATTGAGTTTGATTTAAGTCCAAAGTTCTACAAATTGGCAAAAGACAGAAATTATGGTCAATACGCTGACAAAGATGGAAGGCTCAAAATTAATTTTCTAACTGATAATGATATAACCGGTGGCAATTCAGGTTCTCCTGTGATGAATGGCAATGGCGAATTGATAGGAATTGCTTTTGACGGAAACTGGGAAGCCATGAGTGGCGACATATATTTTGACCCTACATACAAAAGAACTATTTCTGTTGACATTCGCTATGTGCTTTGGTGTATTGACATCTTAGGTGGCGCACCACATATCGTGGCTGAAATGACGCTCGTGAAATAGTCTTAAAATTTCACTTTGAATCAAAAAAGCACATGAACATTCATGTGCTTTTTTGTTATACAACTACATGAATTGCCAGGAATCAAAAACAGTTGATTTAAAAATGCAATATTAAAATAATAGGAAAATCCTCATCGAGGGATGTTCGCCCTTGAATGTTTATTTCTTTACAAGTTCGTCTTTCTCAAAACTCGCCAAACAGAAATCACACACAATCACATTTTTCTTGAAACCAAATCCTAACAGGAGTTTTTGGAAAAAAGATTTCTTCTGCATAATGCTGCTGTTATTCTCATTCAATTGTCCGCACGAAGGGCAAACAAACATGGCATTAATTTCTTTTATAGCTAAGTCGGCACCGGGGTTTCTCTTTTTGCGTAACTCTTGCAATATTGAGTATGCTTCATCAAAGTCTATATTGGATACTTTGAGCACAACCCCACCCAGCGCATTTACATACAACATATTGATTGATTCATTTTCCAGAAAACAACGCACACCCTGTGCCTCCAATATGGACTTAGCCAAATAGGCTTCTGTGCTATTGTTATAAATAGCTAAGGTTACCAAAACAGGGCTTGTATTTTTCTGCATTTTCATATTCTCCTCTATCCTAAAAAGTTACGTTGAGTGCAACTTGCCAATTGCTAAATTTATGACCTGACGCAAAGTTACTAAGATTTCCGAATCTTTCCATGTCGCGGTTTATATTTCTTAAACCATATTTAAAAGTAAGCGAAAATCCCATAGAGCCATAACCCACAGGAAATTCCACAGGAACCCCGGCAACAAGAGCGTAATCCATCAGATGTATCGGCAGTCCATAAACCAATGCAATCCCTTCCTTATCAAGGTTTCTAAATAAAGATGAACGCAAGAGGATAGCCGGTTGCACCCCAAAGAATACACGGTATTTTACACTTTGCTTGTCGGCAACTTTGACTTCTTTAATTTTATATTCAAGGCAAATCGGAAACTCAAAATAAATCAGATTAATTCTTTCAATTGCACTGTCACCCTCAGCTTTAAACTTCACTCCCTTAAAACTAAAGCTAATTTCATCATATAAACTTAATCTCTTGGATTTATTAAGAGGAATCCGGTTATACACACCACCCGTAAAGGCTGTTATTGGCAGTGGAGATTTAAACAAATCACCATAGAATCCATTAACAGCATAACCCATTCTTATTCCCAAATCCAAAGATTCTTTTTCATCAGGATTTACATAAAAAAAATCGTCTTCTTCTTGTGCAAACAGAGTACTTACACAAGTCATTAAAACCAACAATATGGCAAGTTTCTTAAACAATCTTATTCCCTTTGAGTGATTGATGCACTGCAATATCCATAATCCTCTCTGCGTATGGTTTAGAAAATTCATTGAGAGCATCTTTACATGCAAGTATAACATCTTTTTCTTTTGATTGTAACGAATTCTTTAAGTCATCTATTACTTTTAAAGTCCCTTGATATTCATCTTCCGTCAGCAAATCGCGATTTTTATTTAAAAACTGTTCAGTAGTGGCAATTAACTGCTGTGACTCCGTGATTGCTTCCTGTAACATTCTCGCTTCCATATCACTTTTGGCATTTTTAATTGAATCAAGCAACATCATTTCCACTTGTTCATCAGTTAAACCATAAGCCGGTTTAATTTTAATCTCTTGTTTCACTCCCGAACGCAATTCAGTTGCATCAACTGTAAGGATACCATCTGCATCTAACAAAAATGTTATTTCAACCTTTGGCAAACCTGCAGGCATTGGAGGTATTCCCTTCAACTCAAATTCCCCCAATTTTCTATTGTCTGCCACCAACTCTCTTTCACCTTGATAAACATTGATAATAATGCCGGTTTGCCCATCTTTTGAGGTTGTATATTGACGACTCGCCTTACACGGTATTTTAGAATTTCTACTTATTAAGAAGTCCATCAAGCCTCCAAGTGTTTCAATCCCTAAAGACAATGGGGTAACATCCAACAACAACACGTCTCTCCTATTTCCGGCTAAGACATCAGCTTCGACAGCCGCCCCAAGAGACACCACTTCATCAGGATTGAGCTTATCATTGAGTGAAGTGTTTTCAAAAAATGTTTTCACTGCCTCACATACAGCGGGCACCCTGGTTGATCCACCCACCATCACTACTTCATCAATATCAGCACAAGTTAATGAAGCATCCGACATTGCCTGATTGCAAGACTCTATTGTATTCTTAATAAAGGGTTGAATCAGCTGCTCAAATTTTGTTTTCGCAAGAGTGAGTTTCCCCGTAAAACATGGTGTTTCTATTATTTGGGTGAAATTTTCTTGAGTTGATAAAGCAATCTTAGCTTGTTCAGCAGTAATTCTGAATTTTTGTGCACTAACTTTATCTTGCTGCAAAATCTCTTTTGCTAATCCAATTTGTGAAATCCAATAATTTACAATGGCGCTATCAAAATCATCTCCTCCCAAAAATGTATTACCATTAGTAGCCAACACCTCATAAATTCCATTTTCAATTCTCAGTATGGATACATCAAAAGTACCGCCTCCAAGGTCATAGACTGCAATTGTTTTGGATTCATCTTTATTCAATCCAATACCATACGCAAGGCTTGCAGCAGTAGGTTCATTAATAATCCTAAGCACATCCAACCCTGCCATTTTCCCGGCATCTCTGGTAGCCTGCCTTTGGACATCATTAAAATAAGCCGGCACTGTAATTACAGCTTTTGAAACATTTCCATTCAAAGCAGCCGATGCTCGCTCTTTCAATTCCCGCAGAATCAGAGCAGAAAGTTCAATCGGATTATAGAATTTATCACCTATGTTGATTTTTACAAGAGAGTCATTCTCTTCATCAATGATTCTGTAATGAAAGAAATCTGACTTTGAGACTACATCCTTGTATGATCGTCCTAACAATCTTTTGATGGAATAAATAGTACGTTCAGGAAATATCTCCAGCATTTCTTTTGCTTTTGCACCAATAACAGCTCGATCATTCTCATCAAAAAAAACAACAGAAGGAACGATTGTGCTACTGTCTTTTGACAATGCTTTAGGAGTACCACCCTCAGAATTACAAACAGACACAAGGCTATTGGTAGTACCTAAGTCTATTCCTACAATATATTCAGGCTTTTTGAGAGTCCCGTCTTTTACATTAATACTAATCTTTGACATAATTTTTAATCATTTGCAAACAGAATTCAATGTTATCAAGCAAAACAAGCTACCCCCTCACATTGAAATCATTTGACCTTGTGGTTTCGTTATCACTTCACCCTACATCCCAAGTGAACTTACCTGCAACAATCTTATCAATATCTTCGTCCTTGGCGACCCAACCATGAGAATGAAATTGTTCGTCATACACAGGTCTGGGTTTGGCATAAAACACACCAAAAGGTCTTGGAAAATCAGTCATCACACCAAATTGCGCCAACAAAGTGGCTTTAACAAAATCAGTTGGGTCATGAATCCATTCATTGCTTGCATTCACATCACTTAATGCCACCACTTCCGGCTGATGTCCCCTGAGGACTATCGCTTTATCGTGTTCTTTTCCAAATATAAGAGGCTTGCCCGTTTCTACTATAATGGTATTGTCATCTTTCAACTCCTTATTGGTAAAATTTTCAAATGAACCATCATTAAAGATATTGCAATTCTGGTAAATCTCCACAAACGAAGTTCCGCTAAACTTAGCAGCTTCTAAAATAGTATCTTGTAAATGAGCTGAAAACCTATCAATTGTTCTTGCTACAAAAGAAGCTCCCGCTCCTAAGGTAAGAGCAGGCGGGTTAAATGGAGTGTCAATGACACCATACGGAGAAGATTTGGTAACCAATCCGACATGTGAAGTTGGCGAATATTGTCCTTTTGTCAATCCATAAATTTCATTATTAAACATCAGCACATTCACATTTGGATTGCGCCTACATAAATGGATTAAATGATTTCCTCCGATTGACATACTATCGCCATCTCCTGTAATTATCCATACATCCAGTTCAGGTCTGGTGATTTTAAGTCCTGTTGCAATAGCAAATGCACGCCCATGAATAGAGTGCATGCCATAAGTATCAACGTAATAAGGGAAGCGTGAAGAACAGCCAATGCCGGAAATAAACACAATGTCTTCCTTGCGTTTGCCGGTTTGAGGCAAAACTTTTTTAACTGCATTTAAAACTGCATAATCGCCACAGCCGGGACACCATCTGACATCTTGGTCACTTTCAAAATCCTTTGAAGTATATATTACAGGATGCTCCATTTGAGCTAATATTGAATCAACTTCCATGACTAATTTCAATTATTTTTTCTAAAATTTCACCTGCTAAAAATGGCTTTCCTTTGACCTTATTGAGTTGCACAATTTTTACTTTGAATTTGCTTTTTAACACAAATGCCAATTGTCCTGAGTTCAATTCAGGCACTAAAATATTGTCAAAATTATTCAACACATTTTCAATATTTTTAGGAAAAGGGTTCAGATACCTTAGATGTGCTTGACTGACCTCAATTCCTTGTTTAAATGCATCCATCACAGCAGTCGTAATAGCTCCTAAAGTTGAGCCCCAGCCCAAGACAAGCAATTTTCCTTTGCTTGCGCCATTAATTATCTGCAACTCCGGAATGAAATCAGCCACTTTATCTACCTTCATTTGTCGCAATTCAACCATCTTTTGATGATTATCCGGGTCATAAGAAACATTACCCGAAATTTCCTCCTTTTCTAAGCCCCCAATCCTGTGTTGAATACCTTTCATGCCCGGAACAGCCCATTGTCTAACATAATTCTCATCTCTGGCATAGGGTTGATAGGGTGAATTTTCATGGGCAAATTTCGCCTCAATCGAAGGCAAATCATTCATTGACGGAAATCTCCATGGCTCAGCACCATTGGCTATATACCCATCACTAAGCAACATAACAGGAGTTACGTGTTCCAATGACAATTTAGCTGCTTGGAAAGCCATTTCAAAACACTCCTTCGGATTGCCAGGTGCTACAACTATCATAGGACATTCACCATTTCTACCAAAGAGTGCCTGCAACAAGTCTGCTTGTTCAGTTTTCGTAGGTAATCCTGTTGAAGGACCTCCACGTTGAACATTACAAACCACAAGAGGTATTTCCAATGAGACTGCCAATCCCATGGCTTCTGTTTTGAGTGCGATTCCGGGTCCTGAACTTACAGTAATGCCAAGACTTCCTCCATAAGAAGCACCAATGGCTGCACATATTGCTGCTATTTCATCTTCTGCCATGAAAGAATCTACGCCTATCTTTTTATATTTTGCTAACTCATGTAACACATCAGAAGCAGGAGTAATTGGGTATGCTCCCAAGAACAGTTTTAATCCTGATTTATGTGCAGCTGCAATAAACCCTAAAGCCAATGCCTCATTTCCTGCAATTCCGCGGTATTTGCCGGATTGTAGAGGCGCAGGTTTCACCACATAACGCGAATCAAATAATTCGAGCGTGTCTCCTAAGTTCCAACCGGCTTGGATTAACATTTTATTCCATGTTGCCCAATCACCCTTTTTCCCAAAACGCATTTCGGTAAGCGCAAAAACTTTCTCTAAGGGGCGTTGAAACATCCAACATACCAAACCCAAGGCAATCATATTTTTGCCTCTTTCAATATCTTTATTCCCAATACCTTTATCAGCCAGCGTTTCTTTGGCTACTTTGGTCAAATCAACTTGAATCAGTTTATAGCCCTGTCCAACTGCCTCACCTAATGGGTCAGCATCTGCAGGATAACCGGCAAGACGTAAGTTTTTAGCATCATAGCCTAGAGTGTTGGCAATGATAATTCCATTGGGTTTCAAGGTGTTCAAATTACTCTTGAGTGCCGCAGCATTCATAGAAACCAACACATCGCAATTATCACCAGGGGAGTAAATAGCTTCACTACCAAACCTTATTTGAAATCCCGACACTCCAGCTACTGTGCCGATTGGGGCACGAATTTCTGCCGGAAAATCAGGGAATGTTGCAATATCATTACCCGCAAGTGCCGAAGTCGAAGT includes:
- the atpD gene encoding F0F1 ATP synthase subunit beta, whose amino-acid sequence is MANIGKISQVIGPVVDVTFQGEGTELPKIYNAMSVKKSDGQEIILEVQQHLGERTVRAVAMDSTDGLTRGMAVNDLGQTIQMPVGDQIKGRLLNVVGDAIDGISVLNRDKGRSIHAESPVFENLSTSTEPLFTGIKVIDLLEPYAKGGKIGLFGGAGVGKTVLIQELINNIAKGHDGYSVFAGVGERTREGNDLLREMIESGIVKYGKEFLHSMEEGGWDLNKVDKAELEKSQATFVFGQMNEPPGARARVALSGLAMAEYFRDGEGEGQGKDILFFIDNIFRFTQAGSEVSALLGRMPSAVGYQPTLASEMGAMQERITSTNRGSITSVQAVYVPADDLTDPAPATTFAHLDATTVLSRKIAELGIYPAVDPLDSTSRILTEEILGKEHYACAQRVKELLQRYKELQDIIAILGMDELSEEDKLVVHRARRVQRFLSQPFHVAEQFTGLAGVLVDIKDTIKGFNMIMDGEVDEYPEAAFNLVGTIEDAIEKGKKMLAEAK
- the hscA gene encoding Fe-S protein assembly chaperone HscA, giving the protein MSKISINVKDGTLKKPEYIVGIDLGTTNSLVSVCNSEGGTPKALSKDSSTIVPSVVFFDENDRAVIGAKAKEMLEIFPERTIYSIKRLLGRSYKDVVSKSDFFHYRIIDEENDSLVKINIGDKFYNPIELSALILRELKERASAALNGNVSKAVITVPAYFNDVQRQATRDAGKMAGLDVLRIINEPTAASLAYGIGLNKDESKTIAVYDLGGGTFDVSILRIENGIYEVLATNGNTFLGGDDFDSAIVNYWISQIGLAKEILQQDKVSAQKFRITAEQAKIALSTQENFTQIIETPCFTGKLTLAKTKFEQLIQPFIKNTIESCNQAMSDASLTCADIDEVVMVGGSTRVPAVCEAVKTFFENTSLNDKLNPDEVVSLGAAVEADVLAGNRRDVLLLDVTPLSLGIETLGGLMDFLISRNSKIPCKASRQYTTSKDGQTGIIINVYQGERELVADNRKLGEFELKGIPPMPAGLPKVEITFLLDADGILTVDATELRSGVKQEIKIKPAYGLTDEQVEMMLLDSIKNAKSDMEARMLQEAITESQQLIATTEQFLNKNRDLLTEDEYQGTLKVIDDLKNSLQSKEKDVILACKDALNEFSKPYAERIMDIAVHQSLKGNKIV
- a CDS encoding S46 family peptidase — protein: MKKLVFLFVAITQLFSASADEGMWILSLLNKQEAAMKAKGLKLSAEDIYNVNKSSVKDAIVWFNGGCSGEIVSNEGLLLTNHHCGYDVIAGLSTPEDNILDNGFYAQTKAEEKRPNSALSVSILQKIEDVTQAVLAELQNLKDESERAAKIKELTNKYKKEYGNNDPFIDVRLYEMFKGNQYFVFVYEKFTDVRFVGTPPQNVGKYGGDSDNWMWPRHTGDFSIFRIYANKDNKPANYSADNVPYKPKHYLPVSLKGVSEGDFAMIIGFPGRTNRYEFAEAVKLSLDESNMSIVDMRNIRLTEWRKIMDKDVATRLKLSSQYARVANYWKYFIGQTEQLKRLHVYDDKKSDEKVFQQWANNKSEYKDILTHVSTAVDAYRPYAKHLYYIAEGVWTPEIMTLARYTYAISSSYDQNDEAAITKNINAFKTAIQEKDWNPLLWEADQKIFARIVYKYYTDIPKDQQPELIAKIAQKYKFDKAGIEGAYKFAADFYKKSNLSSKAKAEKFASKLSKKNIAKDNSSEFFATFATLFNNQILPKYRTYLSQINEYGRTYIKGIMEMQNTPPVATTDKDGKATLISDEAYEAMKAAEKYAKKELYPDANSSIRLSYGTVKSYEPRDGVHYDYVTNMKGVLDKYVPGDIEFDLSPKFYKLAKDRNYGQYADKDGRLKINFLTDNDITGGNSGSPVMNGNGELIGIAFDGNWEAMSGDIYFDPTYKRTISVDIRYVLWCIDILGGAPHIVAEMTLVK
- a CDS encoding T9SS type A sorting domain-containing protein, producing the protein MKRTLLLSLILHLFFGYRTQAQEPLKLLYYKHLARLNVSTTYFFNNTLLNENGWLFVRVLNVYDSLEFDTYKANRFEDDNGSGSIIFAFDNKGILRWTLPYNKKNTTLGAMGLIGSGPNNSLYFACGARDSIVFDNGLRMDFEQPDFPIAIWGVIDSTGIVTKIINQNNQHSFKNDFTHDQFYNFGIITASSTMKVKLTDSSMKEVIYFPLSSARSATIDNKLDAYFAYIISPNSNINILDTAIITVSGEYKWVLVKVSKEGDTYKRKWMHIVMNNKNDELQENKLVKVDRHGNVFWAVRHGQDIIIDNHIIPFYDNLAANQAKASILRFDSDGNYLGAHNDSSTSSYSSEHKQSIWLEYDKDMNVYAYFYSNSRVYNFDQVQFDETYSHRHKILIFDNNSKTFNKAYTHIGGRFDKSIAPPRFIFWHSLTKLANYTFLDGTFIEPKWDSDYAFTVMDTITPKYPVAVPQIPAQGNDITIYPNPSSNSFIITNNNKLSVVCSVYSMDMRLIEKMTLEGDATIELSSVISPGVYFVQCQNSEGFSQTIKIIKQ
- a CDS encoding DUF2007 domain-containing protein, with translation MQKNTSPVLVTLAIYNNSTEAYLAKSILEAQGVRCFLENESINMLYVNALGGVVLKVSNIDFDEAYSILQELRKKRNPGADLAIKEINAMFVCPSCGQLNENNSSIMQKKSFFQKLLLGFGFKKNVIVCDFCLASFEKDELVKK
- a CDS encoding PorT family protein translates to MFKKLAILLVLMTCVSTLFAQEEDDFFYVNPDEKESLDLGIRMGYAVNGFYGDLFKSPLPITAFTGGVYNRIPLNKSKRLSLYDEISFSFKGVKFKAEGDSAIERINLIYFEFPICLEYKIKEVKVADKQSVKYRVFFGVQPAILLRSSLFRNLDKEGIALVYGLPIHLMDYALVAGVPVEFPVGYGSMGFSLTFKYGLRNINRDMERFGNLSNFASGHKFSNWQVALNVTF
- a CDS encoding F0F1 ATP synthase subunit epsilon, which translates into the protein MLEVKIITLDTTLFEGQADNITLPGAKGSFQVLKGHAPIVSNLVKGVVELSTHNESKRFEISGGIVEVLDNKIVVLV
- a CDS encoding 2-oxoacid:ferredoxin oxidoreductase subunit beta; protein product: MEVDSILAQMEHPVIYTSKDFESDQDVRWCPGCGDYAVLNAVKKVLPQTGKRKEDIVFISGIGCSSRFPYYVDTYGMHSIHGRAFAIATGLKITRPELDVWIITGDGDSMSIGGNHLIHLCRRNPNVNVLMFNNEIYGLTKGQYSPTSHVGLVTKSSPYGVIDTPFNPPALTLGAGASFVARTIDRFSAHLQDTILEAAKFSGTSFVEIYQNCNIFNDGSFENFTNKELKDDNTIIVETGKPLIFGKEHDKAIVLRGHQPEVVALSDVNASNEWIHDPTDFVKATLLAQFGVMTDFPRPFGVFYAKPRPVYDEQFHSHGWVAKDEDIDKIVAGKFTWDVG